The Helicobacter fennelliae nucleotide sequence CTTGATCCACAGCCGAAATTCTCATCAGCAACGATAAAATCCCCTTTGTGTATCATATCTGCAAACCCAGCTCGCGCATCTTCCATAATGTGCCTAGCCAAAATATTCTCATCACTTGTATTAAGATAACGCGCTGCAATAATCACATCTGTATCGATATTTTTCCCAAATTTCCACACTTGACCTTCAAGACTTTGCATACAATCTCCAAAATATTTTTAAGCCACCATTTTAGCAAAATTGACCCAAAATTCATCTATTTTTCATCAAATTCAACAACAAGCCTTTTATTATCCTTAAATACCTTTCCATACCCCAAAGCCACACCGACAAAAAGATTTGTCCCTGCTTGCTCTATATATCTTCCTTTTAATAGATACAAACTCACAAATGGCGCAATTGTAAGGTTTTTTAAAATCACTGTATCAAGTCGCATATTGAGTTCAAGCTCAAATTCGGGGTTTCGCTCATTTGAGTAATTATTGACAATATAGTGCCGATAATTAATATACCCGCTCAAATCCACACCTTCTCTAATCTTTTTTTTGATATTGATTGTCGTCTCTGCACCCATACTCTCAGCGAGTCTTTTTATATCGCTAAAATCCTCCTCTCCAAATACACCAGCGCTAAGATTTTGGATATACACTCCATCAAACAAGCGGAATCCAGCCTGAAAACGCAGAATCTTACGCCGATAAGGCAATGGCATTGTAGGTGTGAATTGCGTTTGAAAATTAAGCTGTGCAAAAGGTCCTAGCTCCAAATTCCCAAATTTCTCGATTTTCCAGATTCTCTGTGTGTATCCTGTCGAAAGCAAAATCCTATCAAGCGTTTTGTTATTAACCCTTATGTTGTTTTTTGGATAGACAACCGTTTGTCCGTATTCGCCCAAAAAAGAATTAAAAAATACAAACCTCCTCGCATAATAATCCACCATTAGATTCCCATATCCTTGCACGATGAGCTGTGAATTTCCAGTGATTTTATTATTTGAAAAAGAAGCGTATAGCTCTTGATTATCAATCTGTGTCGCCGAAAAATTAAGCGAGATTCTCTGAAGCTCAATCCTCCAGCCCTCGCGATCAGAATCTATATCAAGATTCCCCCAATGCATCGACTGCGCGCGCAAATAATGCGATGACAATGACAAAATAACAAGCCAGACGACACAAACAACACGAAGCATTATTGAATTTGCGATGCGTCAATTTTCCCTTTTAGATCGCTTGGAATGTGTTTAAGAAGATTCTCTAAATTAAAATCTACGCCCTGATCTATGGCTTCTTTGGCAAGTGAAATCGCCTCATTGACATTATATGCACTTCCGCCCTCATGAGGCTCAAAAATGCGATTTGTAATCGCAAGCGCGTAAGAATTTTTTTTGACATCAGCAGGCGCGGCATGCGGACTTGTAACATATACGACGGTTTGGATAAGGCTATCATCAAACTTCCACAAATCAAAGCAATACGCCAAAAACGAGATATGATCAACCCCGAAAAATTCCTGCTCCACAAGAGCGATATTTTCATAATGGTTCGCTTCAATAGCTTTTCTAAATTGTTTATCTTGCTTTGTTTTTATAAGTGCGCTTGAAAACAAAATCATTCCCAATCGCAAAAGTATCACACAAGGAATAAGCATTTGAGTAAGCTGCTTATCCTCCTCAGATAGCCAATCCGAGACAAATCCCACTTCCCGCGAACAATTCCCCAAAAAACTATCCGTATCTAATCCATAAGGAGAGACATTGATTTTGAGTGCTGAGCGCAAAAAATCTGCCATTAAAATATTTTTGACATTTTCAATCCCAAGCAACGCCACAACTTGATTAATCGTTGAAATCTTTGATGAGAATCCATAATACGGCGTATTTGCGACTTTGAGCAAACTTGCTGTGGCAAGCGGATCTTTTGAGATGATCTTTACAACGCCCCCGACTTCGATTTTTTCTTCTTTGCGATTGATATAATCTCGTAATTCAATTACGGTATTTGGCAATGGTGGAAGATTTTGCTCAATAAGCGATAGGAGAGTTGCATTCATTGTAAATCCCTTAATAAAATTAAAATTTTAAATTTGAGTGCGCTTATTCTATCTAAAAAAAGCATTTTTTCTTGCAAAATATCACAAAAACAAAAAATCAATAAAAGCAAAAAATACTACAAGCAAGACTTCTATATCCAAAATAAATATATTCATAAAATAATTACAAAACCGCAAAACTATCGGATATTCTAGATTTTTTGCTTGATATTTAAAAATGACAAAATAAGGAGGCTTTGTAGATTCTGTGGATTCTTAGGCTTTTTGTCAAAAGCTTTAAGAATATATTAATATTAAATTTAGAATCTAGATTCTTCTAAAAACTCAAAAAATGGATTGCCACGCAAGGATAAACCTTGCTCGCAATGACAAGCTTGCTCCATCATTGCGAGGACGACAGGACGAAGCAATCTAAAAAAATGGATTGCCACGACTTCCTAGCGGAAGCCTCGCAATGAAGAAAATGGCATAGAATCTAGATTCTATGAAAACACAAAAAGAGCGTAAAGAAATCCTCTATTTTTAGCTTATTTTTGTGGTTTTGCAAGTTTAGCGAGTGAGTCGCACTATATCGTGCGTCGCAATGAGCTAAACGAAGCAATCTGCAAAAAGAAGCAAAAAGAGAGGATTTAGATCACATGGAAATGAGAATCTAGATTCTATTTAAAGTGGGCGGATCATATTTGCAGGAACTACAAATTTATCATAATCAGCCTCACTTACAAGCCCAAGCTCCATAGCCGAAGCCTTTAAGGAAATACCTTTTTTATGGGCGTTTTTGGCGATTTTGGCGGCATTTTCATAGCCAATGTGTGGATTAAGAGCCGTTACAAGCATTAAGGAATTGTGCAAGTAGTAATCTATTTTTTCTTTATTAGCGCTAATGCCTACCGCACAATGCTTCTCAAAGCTTAGCATAGAATCCGCTAGCAAATCAAGGCTTTGGATAAAGTTATAGATAATAACAGGCTTAAAGACATTAAGCTCGAAATTGCCTTGCGAAGCGGCTATGCCTATAGCACTGTCATTGCCCATCACCTGCACAGCAACCATTGTTACAGCCTCGCACTGGGTAGGATTAACTTTGCCCGGCATTATAGAGCTGCCCGGCTCATTTTCAGGGATATTAAGCTCTCCAAGCCCACATCTTGGACCACTTGCAAGCCATCTTATGTCATTAGCGATTTTCATCAAATTTGCTGCCAAGCCTTTCATCGCCCCATGCGTAAAAACTATGGCATCATGGCTTGTGAGGGCGTGAAATTTATTTGGGCTTGCCTTTAGCTCAACGCCAACAAGCTTGCTAAGTTCTTTGCTTACCTCTTCGCTAAAATTTTTTGGCGCATTAAGCCCCGTGCCAACGGCTGTGCCGCCTATGGCAAGCTCTCTTAAAGTAGGCAAAGAAGCGATAATCTGCTCTTTGGAATGCTCAAGCATAGAGACATAACCGCTAAATTCTTGCCCCAAGGTTAAAGGCGTGGCATCTTGCAGGTGGGTGCGTCCGCTTTTGATAATGTCTTTAAATTCATCAACTTTTTTGGCTAGAGTTTTCTTAAGCGTCTCAATGGCTGGCAAGAGCTTTTTTTCTACTTGCTCCACCGCGGCTATACTCATAGCTGTTGGAAAGGTGTCATTTGAGCTTTGTCCGCGATTTACATGATCGTTTGGGTGTATGAATTTTTCTTTTCGAAAATCCTTGCCAAGTATCTCAGTTGCGCGGTTTGCGATGACTTCATTGACATTCATATTGCTTTGTGTGCCTGAGCCTGTTTGCCAAATAGCTAAGGGGAAATTATCATCAAATTTACCCTCTATCACCTCATCGCAAGCCTTGACTATGGCGTCCTTGCGCTCATCATCAAGCCCGTTTTTAAGTCGGTTATTTACGATAGCAGCTGCTTTTTTGAGATTTGCAAAGGCATAAATTAAAACCTTTGGCATTTTTTCACTGCCTATGCGGAAATTTTCTAGGCTTCTTTCAGTTTGCGCGCCCCAATATTTCTCATCAGGCACTTTAACCTCACCCATAGTGTCTTTTTCTACGCGGTAATTCATCTTTTCTCCTTTTGTTTAAAGTGCAAATACTTTAGCATAAATACAAAATTTTGCCTTTAAAAGATGTTTAAAAATTGCTGTGAATTGTCAAAATCGCCACTTTTGCATGCAAACTATGAGATTTTTCAATTTTTTTTGCGTTCTTGATGTTTGCAGAATCTAGATTCTGTGATTGTATTTTACAAATGCGCGTGCTCGCGTGTGATCGCGTCCAAAATTTTAAATCACTCCCTATCGCTTCGTAACGCCCAAAATCCAAGCATAGCAGTGCCAATCGCACAAACACACACCACCACACTTGTAGCAAAAAATATATCCTCGCCTAGCCCAGTAAGTGGTGAGACAATCCCACCAAAAACAAAAAAGCTAAACCCCAAAACAGCCGAAGCATTGCCTGCGTTTTGACGCTCCATACTCATAGCAAGGCTTGTTGATGAGGGCAGTATAAATCCCAAAAACACAAGCATAATCGCAAATCCTAGAATCACGATAAGAAAATGTGTAGAGCTATTGAGTATAAAACAAGCCAAAATCCCAAGCAAAAGCACCCCGCAAATCCCGACTTTGAAGGCTAATTTTTCGCTTTTAAAAAGCGGGGTCATACTTGCACCTAATGTAATCCCAAATGCCGCAGCCGCAAAGCAAAATGAATATTCAAGATTACTCAAGCCAAAGTGGTTTTGAAAAATAAAAGAGCTTGAAGCAATAAAGCTAAACATAATCCCCATAGCGCAAGTTTGAGTAAGCGAATAGAGCACAAATTGCTTGTTTTTCAAAATACGCAAAAACGAAAAACTCTCCCAGAATCTACCTTTGAGCCTTTTTTCCACGCTTAAGGTTTCTTTGAAAAACACTATCGATACGCACAGCACTAATCCAATACCAAGCAAAATGCTAAAGATTCCATGCCAATCTGTGAATTTCAGCACAAATCCCCCAAATATCGGCGCACAAATAGGTGCAAGCCCTTGTATCGCGCCAAGCATTGCAAAAAATCGCGCCAACTCTTGCCCCTTAAACAAATCCGCCACGATAGATTTTGAAATCACTATGCCTCCAGAGCCAGCGATCCCTTGTATCAGACGAAATCCGATAAATGAATAAATATCCCACGAAAAAAGACACGCAATGGTTGATAATACAAACAAAACAAGCGAGATTTGCAAGATTTTTTTGCGCCCATACATATCGCTTAATGGTCCCATCAAAAGCTGTCCAAATGCCAATCCCACAAGCGAACAAGTAATTGAGAGCTGCACCAAAGAAGTTGTCGTCTCAAATACATTTTCAATATTTGGCAACGCAGGCAGATAAAAATCCGTAACAAATGGTCCAAAAGCCGCTAAAGCAGCCATATTTAAAAGCAAATAAAACTTTGAATTGCGCTGTGGCAGCTGTGGCAAATGTGCGGATTTTTGGGTAGGTTGTTGGGTAGATTGGTGAGTGGATTGTCGGGTTGGTTGCGTTTGAGAATCTAGATTCTGATTTTTTTGTGTATTGTGCTGCATACACTCTCCTTTATGCTAAAAATATCAAAAAGGATTATAAATGATAAAACACAAACTAAATCTGTGTAAAAACTTAAATTTTCAAACCTAAACATAAGCATTTCTTTGCTATTATTTGGATTCCAAACAAAAAGGTGTATCCAAGGTATGAATAAGGTATGAATGCTGTTAAATTACTCAAAAAACATAATATAGCCATTACTGATTTACGACTTGAAATGATTGATTTACTTGCGCAAGCCAAGCAGCCCTTAAGCTTTGAAAACTTCAATCTCAATGCCAATAAAACAACATTTTATCGCAATATGGAACTCTTTACACAAAACAATATCGTGATAAAATCCGAGATGAATCGCAAATTTTTCTACGAGCTTGCCAACCACGCAAAAGCACACTTTGTCTGCGATGTATGCCACCAAATCAGCGATATTGAAATCCCAAAAATCAAAGGCAAAATCAAAAGTGTCGTCATCAAAGGAATCTGTCAGGATTGCAACAAATAATGAATACTCAAATCATCACCCAAAATGGCGAAATCACCACAAAAGAAGATCTCATCAAAGAAATTGAAAATATCCTCAATCGCTTTGATTTAAACGCGCATTCTAAACCCTATCACTCAAGCATTGATCCACACATTATCCAAGCACTCCCAATAGATGCCCTCATCTCTATCCGCAACAATCTCTTGCACTCTGATGAAAAAGCATTGCAAGATTTTAAGCATTCACTCACAAAGAAAGAATCCTCAAAAACTCCACAAAGCTAAGATTCTGCGCCAAAATATAGCGATAAAACACTCCGCGCAATCGAGGCGGAATCTTATGCTGCCTCATAAGATCTTTGAAGTCATTTGGTAGTTTTGGGCTTGATTGTGCTTGCAAGTTTGATTGCAAACTTGATTGATTAGGATTGTGTTGATTTGGCTTACACTGGTGATTTTGCTTTGCGATGATGAGCTTATCATTACATTTGGCGATAATAAAGCCTTTTTTATTTGATTTACCACCTCCTATTTCGCAATCAAAATGCCTCTTTAGAATCTCTTTGCGCTGTTTTGATGAAATCATATAGCCCATTTTTTTGCAATACACATCAATGCAATCTAACGCCTGAATCTCATTTGTCGGCGCATAAACGATAAAAGCCCCATAATCCTTGTTCTCACACGCAAAAAACAACTCTTTTTCTTCTTGCAAAATCTCAAAACTCCGCACAAGCCCAGCAGAAAATCTCTGCACAAAAGCATCTGAAAAATGCGCCCTGATAAAATTACGCGCTATGCGCTCATCAGTATTGCTCTCATCAATAAAAAACTTCAAATCACATTCTTTGCAGAATCTTAAAATCTCACTTTTTGTAATCCAAAGCATAGGTCGGATAATCTCATATCCCTCGCGCTTTTCAATCCCATTAAATCCAAGAAGATTGCGCATACCAACGCCCCTTGAGAGCTGCATCAAAAACCACTCAAAGCGATCATTAAAATGATGAGCAAGAATGAGGTGTGTATAATGATGTGTGTGGATAAGATTCTCAAAAAATTCATACCGAAAATTGCGCGCCAA carries:
- a CDS encoding HDOD domain-containing protein, producing the protein MNATLLSLIEQNLPPLPNTVIELRDYINRKEEKIEVGGVVKIISKDPLATASLLKVANTPYYGFSSKISTINQVVALLGIENVKNILMADFLRSALKINVSPYGLDTDSFLGNCSREVGFVSDWLSEEDKQLTQMLIPCVILLRLGMILFSSALIKTKQDKQFRKAIEANHYENIALVEQEFFGVDHISFLAYCFDLWKFDDSLIQTVVYVTSPHAAPADVKKNSYALAITNRIFEPHEGGSAYNVNEAISLAKEAIDQGVDFNLENLLKHIPSDLKGKIDASQIQ
- a CDS encoding Fur family transcriptional regulator is translated as MNAVKLLKKHNIAITDLRLEMIDLLAQAKQPLSFENFNLNANKTTFYRNMELFTQNNIVIKSEMNRKFFYELANHAKAHFVCDVCHQISDIEIPKIKGKIKSVVIKGICQDCNK
- the tilS gene encoding tRNA lysidine(34) synthetase TilS, with the protein product MDILESKCINNFKYIEKLRNGSNLLGFSGGSDSVALFYALVAQDVAFDIAIVDYGVRAQSKSEVSYAKQLAKAHNKKCFVSLAPSFESNFECLARNFRYEFFENLIHTHHYTHLILAHHFNDRFEWFLMQLSRGVGMRNLLGFNGIEKREGYEIIRPMLWITKSEILRFCKECDLKFFIDESNTDERIARNFIRAHFSDAFVQRFSAGLVRSFEILQEEKELFFACENKDYGAFIVYAPTNEIQALDCIDVYCKKMGYMISSKQRKEILKRHFDCEIGGGKSNKKGFIIAKCNDKLIIAKQNHQCKPNQHNPNQSSLQSNLQAQSSPKLPNDFKDLMRQHKIPPRLRGVFYRYILAQNLSFVEFLRILSL
- a CDS encoding multidrug effflux MFS transporter, yielding MQHNTQKNQNLDSQTQPTRQSTHQSTQQPTQKSAHLPQLPQRNSKFYLLLNMAALAAFGPFVTDFYLPALPNIENVFETTTSLVQLSITCSLVGLAFGQLLMGPLSDMYGRKKILQISLVLFVLSTIACLFSWDIYSFIGFRLIQGIAGSGGIVISKSIVADLFKGQELARFFAMLGAIQGLAPICAPIFGGFVLKFTDWHGIFSILLGIGLVLCVSIVFFKETLSVEKRLKGRFWESFSFLRILKNKQFVLYSLTQTCAMGIMFSFIASSSFIFQNHFGLSNLEYSFCFAAAAFGITLGASMTPLFKSEKLAFKVGICGVLLLGILACFILNSSTHFLIVILGFAIMLVFLGFILPSSTSLAMSMERQNAGNASAVLGFSFFVFGGIVSPLTGLGEDIFFATSVVVCVCAIGTAMLGFWALRSDRE
- the fumC gene encoding class II fumarate hydratase, translated to MNYRVEKDTMGEVKVPDEKYWGAQTERSLENFRIGSEKMPKVLIYAFANLKKAAAIVNNRLKNGLDDERKDAIVKACDEVIEGKFDDNFPLAIWQTGSGTQSNMNVNEVIANRATEILGKDFRKEKFIHPNDHVNRGQSSNDTFPTAMSIAAVEQVEKKLLPAIETLKKTLAKKVDEFKDIIKSGRTHLQDATPLTLGQEFSGYVSMLEHSKEQIIASLPTLRELAIGGTAVGTGLNAPKNFSEEVSKELSKLVGVELKASPNKFHALTSHDAIVFTHGAMKGLAANLMKIANDIRWLASGPRCGLGELNIPENEPGSSIMPGKVNPTQCEAVTMVAVQVMGNDSAIGIAASQGNFELNVFKPVIIYNFIQSLDLLADSMLSFEKHCAVGISANKEKIDYYLHNSLMLVTALNPHIGYENAAKIAKNAHKKGISLKASAMELGLVSEADYDKFVVPANMIRPL